In one uncultured Methanoregula sp. genomic region, the following are encoded:
- a CDS encoding DUF3821 domain-containing protein: MSAAPFQTIAKGDQVFIGESGLNITGAVGAGNSILWYASGAQAGTDAPSKIIPVSNRASFTTSPSDFSGYTGTWYDGTGTDVAFTVVDPAINIAVWDIDQNKDVSGTTVPAGHRLIFRVDTNAYPAAGRLFVSQSNGYVGINLTDDKGNPISGVYNLSPPEANSKSYDLTKKFLVNSEPWYWGNVNEKFWNTTAMESGARLYPDGTYTVGTRLFLNNISDNYKNDGADYRGKTYQVTTVTIATTPQASEPVAGFSADKTSGTAPLTVQFTDSSTNSPTEGIWDFGDGDTTNATTRNPVHTFKTAGKYTINLTVANAAGSNSTLKSNYITVSAPATPAVPFQTIVKGDQVFIGESGLNVTGVVESGHYISWYASGATVGETSPSKTIYISDNANFTVNPTDFDGYTGTWYTGKDLLSQNEVAFTVVDPAINIAVWDIDQNKDVSGTTVPAGHRLIFKIDTNAYPAASRLFVNQSDGYVGINLTDEKGTHILGVYNRSPSEPNSKSYDISKRFLVNNEPWYWGNPNEKFWNTTAMVSGARLYPDGTYTVGTRLFLNNISDNYKNNGADYRGKTYQVTTVTIAPAVTAPVAAFSTDVTNDIAPLTVQFTDKSTNTPTGWAWFFGDEPYTQAWTQQTASAGWAQRSEHKSVAMADGSIVIMGGYDGTVSKNDVWRSTNNGTSWTQVNASPGWSARHSHSSVVMPDNSIILTGGWDGNFRNDVWRSTDNGVTWTLVTANAGWTARAGHNIVVLPDGTLVLMGGNTAGGYKNDVWQSTNNGLTWTQRTASAAWNAREDPGSVAMPDGSIVLMGGQDSSGYRNDVWRSTDNGASWTQINASAGWAGRWRHNTVVMPESSIVLMGGRAGSTLYNDVWRSTDNGSTWTRLTSTAGWTGRSGSSSVVIRDGSIVLTGGDTTNAHLNDVWRFKSAGSSAQNPTHTYTTAGTYPVTLQAFNDGGFNSTRKAGYISVTESSVPAPVAGFTASQTIGIAPMTVKFNDTSTGSPTSWNWSFGNGMWFNTTNVLLRNATNVYTSPGTYTVRLIVASNAGANTTTRTDYIVVRGPKPVTDFSADITSGLAPLTVSFTDRSSNTPTGWTWFFGDENYTAPWTQQTANAGWSGRSGQSSVVMPDGSIVLIGGHSSIDGVNTFDVWQSKNNGATWVQLIPSSGATARYGQSSVVMPDGSIVLMGGWNGNGWKMNDVWRSTDNGATWTQMTDHAEWLARVGQSSVVMPDGSIVLMGGHDGWGYRNDVWRSTDNGATWIQMTTGAGWSGRYLHSSVAMPDGSIVLMGGQDDSYGVKNDVWRSTDNGATWTQMTTGAGWSARWQHSSVAMPDGSIVLMGGQDQSDMPKNDTWRSTDNGVTWTPVNVSSGWTARYGHSSVVMPDGSIVMMGGWDNSGYKNDVWRFNPAGSSAQNPSHTYTVVGTYPVALQAYNANGFNSTEKVGYIRVNSSGSGSVPFQTIAKGAPVFIGESGLNVTGAVESGSYISWYASGAQVGGTPSKTITVADSTNFFVNPTDFSGFTGIWYAGRSTDGAFTVVDPTISVAVWDIDQDKDVSGTTVPAGHRLIFRIDTNAYPVTSRPFVNSSAGYMGINLTDHSGSHITGVYNISPSEANSKSYDLTKKFLVNNLPWYWGNANEKFWNTSASENGARLYPDGTYSIGVRLFLNNITDNYRNGGADYRGKTYQVTTVTIGPAAIAPVADFQVNTTSGKAPLTVRFNDTSTGSPISWNWSFGDGSFSILQNPAHTYAIPGTYSVNLSATNAAGEGNLSRAGLITVVEEGVDSARQQLLMNTTLLLKGESVQITEEGRANADYYLIIENASVANTLLLTENYPAIVPNQNKVNTSPAASQEIRNSLKEWSSITGPITATDGTMAIITTNNTGKRSIEFTTSSSTKDYTFFFMLFRKSDVIPGFYEMVDQAHVTVRSSLPPGTDPGETRVTSTQTGKSEYAVYGDGVVWTDTRSGYPEIYLLNRTTGTESRITHTDSGKTTPILARNLIVWVDYRDSQPAIYGYALNSQTEFRIESGYSPSIDRNRLVYRNVSNSANGIYLYNLTTGQENLLNFDGYTDYPKISGDSVVWTLQNPSNGLQQFELFNLTTGTKTLLPVTRTGWSYSLNGNRLAYVRDNQIYIYNISTRTESQITHTVSNKGDVTLSGRFIAWIDTRNGHEDIYQTDLQSLKEEPACLDPATQYEPQIFSDELFWLDFRFGKPEILSTVMSVCNPVSAPVASFTASRTSGMVPMTVQFNDTSTGTPAAWLWNFGDGDTTNSSVQNPVHTYATTGSYAVSLTVQNSNGSNTATQPGYISVSEIGPACTVPDQYATIQAAVNAATAGDTITVRSGIYNEQVVIAKPVSLSGIPASGPNRPVINGTGSGIPVTITANHVNLTGFIVANSNDAGVLLKANNALLEDIKVQNNAGDGIRFDTGSSYNTLKNVNTSLNQGSGMVFLSSANNNTLVNCMAVANRWHGMYLWYVANNNVIYNITVDKNNYGITDQGNNGNTFTRITATHNTEYGIEFDEGAYNNILTDSTLSDNQARGVFLFNGPHDNVITNNTITGNNGWAGINVNLNANNNVIYNNYFNNARNYLDQSDSASPSVNIWNVTPTRRTNIIGGPVTAGNYWADPWNTGFSQTNADANTDGICDAQFTLGGQNHDWSPLHTYTPVIPAASFFADSVSGAPPLTIRFTDTSTGFPTAWLWDFGDGSSMNATMKNPVHTFASIGTYTVNLTAANSAGSNSQKITNYITVTAGAVPPVPAFSANTTAGTAPLTVLFHDDSTNEPTEWLWDFGDGSTSNVQDVLHTYTTVGTYAVNLTVTNAAGGSSHRVTNYITVNAAPSPTPTPTVTPTPTPAPSALRPVAAFSADKTLGDKPLTVKFTDLSINSPTGYTWYFGDENFTGPWVQMTSGAEWPARSMFSSVALPDRSILLMGGEDNANNFRNDTWRSTDNGATWVLMNESSGWTKRSRHSSVVLADGSILLTGGYGSDGKFRNDTWRSTDKGATWTQMTANAGWPARYFHSSVVLADGSILLMGGYASDWSFRNDVWRSTDNGATWTQATASAAWSQRQGHSSVVLPDNSIVLMSGYGPSGLKNDTWRSSDNGATWTQMTANAGWPARSDQTCVALPDGSMVLMGGHDGTRQGDTWRSTDKGATWVRVNAGGSWAARAYHNSVATRDGSILLMGGDSSMALKDVWRLSPAGSSAQNPSHTYTIPGTYQVALQAYNAAGSSSTVKPNFITVNAGPLTPVVLTPVASFRSNRTDGDKPLVVKFMDTSSNLPTSWSWDFGDGITSNAQHPVHSFLTTGNYTVNLTAANSAGSSTVSKAGYITVLVPVVEQNTFVIHDVQTVTVGTVQNVTINTGTNVTTSGNVVTISNSSSWSSLAITMKDAPVTGGATLNGTVNAVRAVTEPVTAPIESAGSPTVQIAINMTEMPGTTAAITQTITKDPDTTAQTSFSLFASSEGKQIDDIAYTLNIVKTNLANSGDGGIIQSATLTMTISKSWVDEHGGVSCLAVLRRADDGTTQILIPTVTGPDANDDYQVVVISPKGLSVFSLASVSAVTSSGTTSSVSYVDGGSDSGSYKSVSSTSKSTALLAPVDPSANPWTTQTVNGPTHITKVELQPIGSFSKDLFILTEKPDSLPADIPSPSAPVYELHKIDVYHATSDDVNQAKIEFTVSPSYLDSQKMTYRDVQLFRYHDKTWEKLPTEYIGMKDGAHLYRATTTGFSYFATVLVKDATIVAATTAPTSAVQASATPAAASVQGTVASTVARTQAAPPVTDTPKPSGMAIPFYVFGIAAIIILGAGGFIVRKWWIRKQNPALFRDEPFFGRRR; this comes from the coding sequence GTGTCTGCGGCACCATTCCAGACCATAGCGAAAGGTGACCAGGTCTTCATCGGGGAATCCGGGCTGAACATCACCGGGGCGGTGGGAGCCGGTAATTCGATCTTGTGGTATGCATCCGGTGCACAGGCCGGGACAGATGCGCCATCAAAAATCATCCCGGTTTCCAATCGCGCCAGTTTCACAACTTCCCCTTCGGATTTCTCCGGATATACCGGCACATGGTATGACGGCACCGGAACTGACGTTGCCTTCACGGTAGTCGATCCCGCCATCAACATCGCAGTCTGGGATATCGACCAAAACAAGGACGTGAGTGGGACTACCGTTCCGGCCGGGCACCGGCTCATCTTCCGGGTCGACACGAATGCGTACCCGGCTGCAGGCCGGCTCTTTGTCAGCCAGTCCAATGGATACGTTGGGATCAATCTTACCGACGACAAGGGAAACCCGATCTCGGGGGTTTACAACCTCTCCCCGCCCGAGGCGAACAGCAAGTCCTATGACCTGACAAAGAAATTCCTTGTAAACAGTGAACCGTGGTACTGGGGGAATGTCAACGAGAAGTTCTGGAATACTACCGCTATGGAGAGCGGTGCACGGTTATATCCTGACGGAACCTATACGGTCGGCACCAGGCTGTTCCTCAACAATATCTCGGACAATTACAAGAACGATGGCGCGGATTACCGGGGTAAAACATACCAGGTGACAACCGTTACCATTGCTACAACACCGCAAGCGAGTGAGCCGGTCGCAGGGTTCAGCGCCGATAAAACATCAGGAACCGCACCTCTGACCGTCCAGTTCACGGACTCCTCGACCAATTCCCCGACCGAAGGGATCTGGGACTTCGGCGATGGCGATACTACGAATGCAACGACCAGAAACCCGGTCCACACCTTCAAGACCGCAGGAAAATACACCATCAACCTCACGGTAGCTAATGCAGCGGGCAGCAATTCGACCCTGAAATCGAATTACATCACGGTCAGCGCGCCTGCAACTCCTGCCGTCCCGTTCCAGACCATAGTAAAAGGCGATCAGGTCTTCATCGGCGAGTCCGGGCTGAACGTCACCGGAGTAGTAGAATCCGGTCACTACATTTCGTGGTATGCCTCAGGGGCAACGGTTGGAGAAACTTCACCATCGAAAACCATCTATATTTCCGACAATGCCAATTTCACGGTCAACCCGACAGATTTCGACGGATATACCGGGACATGGTATACCGGTAAGGATCTATTAAGCCAGAACGAGGTTGCCTTCACGGTAGTCGATCCCGCTATCAATATCGCGGTCTGGGATATCGACCAGAACAAGGACGTGAGCGGGACTACCGTTCCGGCCGGGCACCGGCTCATCTTCAAGATAGACACGAATGCGTACCCGGCTGCAAGCCGGCTCTTTGTGAACCAGTCCGATGGATATGTCGGGATCAATCTTACTGATGAGAAGGGGACCCATATCCTGGGAGTCTACAACCGGTCCCCCTCCGAGCCGAACAGCAAATCCTATGACATTTCCAAGCGGTTCCTTGTGAACAATGAGCCGTGGTACTGGGGGAATCCCAACGAAAAGTTCTGGAATACTACTGCCATGGTGAGCGGTGCACGGTTGTATCCCGACGGTACCTACACGGTCGGCACCAGGCTGTTCCTCAACAATATCTCGGACAATTACAAGAACAATGGCGCAGATTACCGGGGAAAAACATACCAGGTAACAACCGTTACCATTGCACCGGCGGTAACCGCACCTGTAGCCGCATTCTCAACAGATGTAACAAATGATATTGCACCATTAACGGTCCAGTTTACGGATAAATCAACGAATACTCCGACCGGATGGGCATGGTTCTTTGGTGATGAACCGTACACACAGGCATGGACGCAGCAGACCGCAAGTGCCGGGTGGGCGCAAAGATCCGAACACAAGAGCGTGGCGATGGCCGATGGCAGCATCGTCATTATGGGGGGTTATGATGGTACTGTCAGCAAAAATGATGTGTGGAGATCCACCAATAACGGTACCTCATGGACGCAGGTCAATGCAAGCCCCGGATGGTCGGCAAGACACAGTCACAGCAGTGTGGTGATGCCGGACAACAGTATCATACTGACAGGTGGATGGGATGGCAATTTCAGAAACGATGTGTGGCGGTCGACAGATAATGGTGTGACCTGGACACTGGTAACTGCGAATGCCGGTTGGACCGCACGAGCGGGTCACAACATCGTCGTACTTCCTGATGGCACCCTTGTGCTCATGGGGGGAAATACCGCTGGAGGTTATAAAAATGATGTCTGGCAGTCGACAAATAATGGTCTCACCTGGACACAACGGACAGCGAGTGCAGCATGGAACGCACGGGAAGATCCCGGCAGCGTGGCAATGCCTGACGGCAGCATTGTTCTCATGGGGGGGCAGGACAGCAGCGGCTACCGGAACGATGTCTGGCGGTCTACCGATAACGGCGCAAGCTGGACACAAATAAACGCAAGTGCTGGCTGGGCGGGACGTTGGCGTCATAATACGGTTGTAATGCCCGAAAGCAGCATTGTTCTCATGGGAGGGAGGGCCGGGAGTACTTTGTATAATGATGTCTGGAGGTCGACGGATAATGGTTCCACATGGACACGTTTAACGTCAACTGCCGGATGGACCGGCAGATCCGGTTCAAGCAGTGTCGTGATACGTGATGGCAGCATCGTACTGACCGGCGGGGATACCACTAACGCCCATCTGAATGACGTCTGGCGGTTCAAGTCTGCCGGATCTTCCGCACAGAATCCGACGCATACCTACACCACTGCAGGTACCTACCCTGTCACATTGCAGGCATTCAATGATGGGGGGTTCAACAGCACGCGGAAGGCCGGGTATATTTCTGTAACAGAATCTTCCGTTCCTGCCCCGGTCGCCGGCTTCACGGCGTCCCAAACGATCGGGATTGCCCCGATGACCGTGAAGTTCAACGATACATCAACCGGTTCTCCGACATCATGGAACTGGTCATTCGGCAACGGGATGTGGTTCAACACTACCAATGTCCTCCTACGGAATGCCACCAACGTTTATACGTCCCCGGGAACATACACGGTCCGCCTCATTGTAGCCAGCAATGCCGGAGCCAATACAACAACCCGGACGGATTACATTGTTGTCCGGGGTCCAAAACCAGTAACGGACTTCTCGGCAGATATCACCTCGGGTTTAGCCCCATTGACGGTCTCGTTTACCGACAGATCATCAAATACCCCCACGGGATGGACGTGGTTCTTCGGTGACGAGAATTATACGGCACCGTGGACACAGCAGACTGCGAATGCCGGGTGGTCCGGACGATCCGGTCAGAGCAGTGTCGTGATGCCAGATGGCAGTATCGTGCTGATTGGCGGACACAGTAGCATCGATGGCGTTAATACCTTTGATGTATGGCAGTCGAAAAACAATGGTGCAACCTGGGTACAGCTGATACCAAGTTCAGGAGCAACTGCAAGATACGGTCAAAGCAGCGTAGTGATGCCGGATGGCAGTATTGTGCTGATGGGCGGGTGGAATGGCAACGGCTGGAAGATGAATGACGTATGGCGTTCGACGGATAACGGTGCGACGTGGACGCAGATGACGGATCATGCCGAGTGGCTGGCACGTGTTGGTCAAAGCAGTGTCGTGATGCCGGATGGCAGCATTGTGCTGATGGGAGGTCATGACGGCTGGGGATATAGAAATGATGTATGGCGTTCGACCGATAACGGCGCAACGTGGATCCAGATGACTACGGGTGCCGGGTGGTCTGGAAGATATCTGCACAGCAGTGTAGCGATGCCGGATGGCAGTATTGTGCTGATGGGAGGTCAAGACGACAGTTACGGTGTGAAGAATGATGTCTGGCGATCCACGGATAATGGTGCAACATGGACCCAGATGACTACGGGTGCCGGGTGGTCGGCGAGATGGCAGCACAGCAGTGTAGCGATGCCGGATGGCAGTATTGTGCTGATGGGAGGTCAAGACCAAAGTGATATGCCAAAGAATGATACGTGGCGGTCTACGGATAACGGTGTAACGTGGACACCGGTTAATGTAAGTTCCGGATGGACAGCAAGATACGGTCATAGTAGCGTAGTGATGCCAGATGGGAGCATTGTTATGATGGGTGGTTGGGACAACAGCGGCTATAAGAATGATGTCTGGCGCTTCAATCCGGCCGGCTCGTCAGCACAGAACCCGTCACACACCTACACTGTTGTCGGCACGTATCCCGTTGCACTGCAGGCATACAATGCCAATGGCTTCAACAGCACGGAGAAGGTTGGGTACATCCGGGTAAACAGCAGCGGATCGGGATCTGTCCCCTTCCAGACCATCGCAAAAGGCGCCCCGGTATTTATCGGTGAATCCGGTCTGAATGTGACCGGTGCGGTAGAATCCGGTAGCTACATCTCGTGGTATGCATCCGGTGCGCAGGTCGGCGGCACCCCCTCGAAGACCATTACCGTTGCCGACAGCACGAACTTCTTCGTCAACCCGACAGATTTCTCCGGATTTACCGGCATATGGTATGCTGGCAGGAGTACCGATGGTGCATTCACGGTCGTGGACCCGACCATCAGTGTCGCAGTCTGGGATATCGACCAGGACAAAGATGTGAGCGGGACTACCGTTCCGGCAGGTCACCGGCTCATCTTCCGGATAGATACCAACGCGTATCCCGTCACATCACGACCATTTGTCAACTCATCCGCCGGGTATATGGGGATCAATCTTACCGATCATTCCGGGAGCCATATCACGGGAGTCTACAATATCTCCCCCTCCGAAGCGAACAGCAAATCCTATGACCTGACGAAGAAATTCCTCGTGAACAACCTGCCGTGGTACTGGGGTAATGCCAATGAAAAGTTCTGGAATACCTCGGCATCTGAGAACGGTGCCAGGTTGTATCCCGACGGGACCTATTCGATTGGCGTCCGTCTGTTCCTCAACAATATCACGGACAATTACAGGAACGGCGGCGCGGATTACCGGGGAAAAACCTACCAGGTAACAACCGTTACGATTGGGCCGGCAGCAATTGCCCCGGTCGCGGATTTCCAGGTCAATACGACGAGCGGAAAAGCTCCGCTGACCGTCCGGTTCAATGACACGTCGACCGGTTCGCCGATATCGTGGAACTGGTCGTTCGGTGACGGATCTTTCAGTATTCTCCAGAATCCCGCCCATACCTATGCCATTCCGGGAACCTACTCTGTTAACCTTTCAGCAACCAACGCCGCCGGAGAAGGAAACCTCTCAAGGGCCGGCCTGATAACGGTGGTCGAGGAAGGCGTGGATAGCGCCCGCCAGCAACTGCTGATGAACACCACACTGCTTCTTAAAGGAGAGAGCGTCCAGATAACCGAAGAAGGCCGGGCCAATGCCGATTATTACCTGATCATTGAAAACGCAAGTGTCGCAAACACCCTCCTGCTGACAGAAAATTATCCGGCAATCGTCCCGAACCAGAATAAAGTCAATACCAGCCCCGCAGCATCGCAGGAGATCCGAAATTCCCTGAAGGAATGGTCCTCCATAACAGGCCCCATTACAGCGACAGATGGGACAATGGCAATCATTACAACGAACAATACCGGTAAACGGTCAATTGAATTTACCACGTCTTCCTCTACGAAAGATTATACGTTCTTTTTCATGCTGTTCAGGAAGTCAGATGTGATTCCTGGATTTTATGAGATGGTTGACCAGGCACACGTTACGGTTAGATCCTCTCTCCCGCCGGGCACAGATCCCGGTGAGACACGGGTAACATCAACCCAGACCGGGAAATCCGAATATGCGGTGTACGGGGACGGCGTAGTCTGGACCGATACACGGAGTGGTTATCCGGAGATCTACCTGCTCAACAGGACAACGGGAACCGAATCGAGGATAACCCACACAGATTCCGGAAAAACAACCCCGATTCTTGCCCGGAATCTCATTGTCTGGGTGGATTACCGCGATAGTCAGCCGGCAATCTACGGGTATGCTCTTAATAGTCAGACTGAGTTCCGGATTGAATCCGGTTACAGCCCATCAATAGACAGGAACCGTCTGGTCTACCGTAATGTTAGTAATTCTGCCAATGGAATATACCTGTATAATCTGACAACCGGACAGGAGAATCTTCTCAACTTCGACGGATACACAGATTATCCGAAAATTTCCGGTGATAGCGTAGTCTGGACACTCCAGAATCCCAGTAACGGATTGCAGCAGTTCGAACTCTTTAACCTTACAACGGGTACCAAAACCCTGCTGCCGGTTACCAGGACCGGATGGTCGTATTCCCTGAACGGCAACCGTCTGGCATATGTTCGGGATAACCAGATCTATATCTATAATATATCAACCCGGACTGAGTCTCAGATTACGCATACCGTGTCGAACAAAGGAGATGTCACACTCTCCGGCAGGTTCATTGCCTGGATCGATACCCGAAACGGACATGAAGATATTTACCAGACCGATCTCCAGTCCCTGAAAGAAGAACCGGCATGTCTGGATCCCGCCACCCAGTATGAGCCACAGATCTTCAGTGATGAATTGTTCTGGTTGGATTTCCGTTTCGGGAAACCGGAAATTTTAAGTACCGTGATGAGTGTTTGCAACCCGGTATCAGCGCCGGTTGCCAGTTTCACGGCATCCAGGACTTCCGGGATGGTCCCGATGACCGTCCAGTTCAATGATACTTCTACGGGTACTCCGGCCGCGTGGCTCTGGAATTTCGGTGACGGTGACACAACAAACTCCTCTGTTCAGAACCCGGTGCACACCTATGCAACAACAGGCAGCTATGCCGTATCCCTGACGGTTCAGAATAGTAACGGGAGCAACACCGCAACACAACCCGGTTATATCTCCGTAAGCGAGATCGGTCCTGCGTGTACCGTTCCCGACCAGTATGCAACCATCCAGGCAGCAGTGAACGCGGCAACTGCCGGGGATACGATCACGGTAAGAAGCGGGATCTATAACGAGCAGGTAGTGATAGCCAAACCTGTATCCCTGTCAGGCATCCCGGCCAGTGGTCCGAACCGCCCGGTGATAAACGGTACCGGAAGTGGAATTCCGGTTACCATAACCGCGAACCATGTCAATCTCACGGGTTTCATTGTAGCCAATTCAAATGATGCCGGGGTTCTCCTGAAGGCAAACAACGCACTGCTGGAAGATATCAAAGTCCAGAACAATGCCGGGGATGGAATCAGGTTCGATACCGGCTCTTCCTATAATACCCTCAAAAACGTCAACACCAGTCTGAACCAGGGCAGCGGGATGGTCTTCCTGTCATCGGCCAATAACAATACCCTTGTGAACTGCATGGCAGTTGCGAACCGGTGGCACGGGATGTACCTGTGGTACGTGGCGAATAACAATGTCATTTACAATATAACCGTTGACAAGAATAATTACGGGATAACCGACCAGGGAAATAACGGCAACACGTTCACCCGCATAACTGCAACGCACAACACTGAGTACGGCATTGAGTTTGACGAGGGTGCTTACAACAACATTCTCACGGACAGTACCCTTTCAGATAACCAGGCCCGGGGAGTTTTCCTGTTCAACGGCCCTCACGATAACGTCATAACAAACAACACCATCACGGGTAACAACGGCTGGGCCGGGATCAATGTTAACCTGAATGCAAACAACAATGTCATTTACAACAATTATTTCAATAACGCACGGAATTATCTGGACCAGTCAGATTCAGCATCGCCGTCCGTGAACATCTGGAATGTTACCCCGACGCGCAGGACCAATATTATCGGGGGTCCCGTTACCGCCGGTAATTACTGGGCGGATCCCTGGAACACAGGCTTCTCGCAGACGAACGCAGATGCCAACACTGACGGCATCTGCGATGCACAGTTTACTCTGGGCGGGCAGAACCATGACTGGTCGCCCCTGCACACGTACACCCCGGTAATACCAGCAGCATCTTTCTTTGCAGATAGTGTCTCGGGAGCGCCCCCGCTTACCATACGGTTCACGGACACATCAACCGGTTTCCCCACGGCATGGCTCTGGGACTTCGGTGATGGAAGCAGTATGAACGCGACCATGAAGAACCCGGTCCATACGTTCGCCAGTATCGGGACCTACACGGTCAACCTGACGGCAGCGAACTCCGCCGGCAGCAACAGCCAGAAGATCACGAATTACATCACGGTAACAGCAGGAGCGGTCCCGCCGGTCCCGGCATTCTCTGCCAATACAACAGCCGGCACTGCCCCGCTGACGGTTTTGTTCCACGATGATTCCACCAATGAGCCCACCGAATGGCTCTGGGACTTCGGCGACGGAAGCACATCGAATGTCCAGGATGTCCTGCACACCTACACGACGGTCGGGACCTATGCGGTCAACCTGACGGTAACGAACGCAGCCGGCGGTAGCAGCCACCGGGTCACGAATTACATCACCGTCAATGCAGCACCCTCGCCAACTCCAACACCAACAGTAACACCGACACCTACGCCAGCGCCATCCGCACTAAGACCGGTTGCTGCATTCAGTGCCGATAAAACACTGGGCGACAAGCCGCTCACGGTGAAATTCACCGACCTGTCCATAAACAGCCCAACCGGATATACCTGGTATTTCGGTGACGAGAATTTCACCGGCCCGTGGGTGCAGATGACGTCGGGCGCCGAATGGCCGGCACGTTCCATGTTCAGCAGCGTAGCACTCCCTGACAGGAGCATCCTGCTGATGGGTGGGGAAGATAATGCCAACAATTTCAGGAATGACACGTGGAGGTCAACGGACAACGGTGCTACGTGGGTATTGATGAATGAGAGTTCCGGGTGGACAAAACGATCCCGTCACAGCAGCGTTGTATTGGCCGATGGCAGCATCCTGCTGACGGGCGGTTATGGGAGTGACGGGAAGTTCAGGAATGATACATGGAGGTCAACGGACAAGGGCGCTACCTGGACTCAGATGACTGCAAATGCAGGATGGCCGGCACGGTACTTCCACAGCAGCGTTGTATTGGCCGATGGCAGCATCCTGCTGATGGGCGGTTATGCGAGTGACTGGAGTTTCAGGAATGACGTATGGCGGTCAACGGACAACGGTGCAACCTGGACACAGGCGACAGCGAGCGCAGCCTGGTCACAGAGACAGGGGCACAGCAGCGTTGTGCTGCCGGATAACAGTATCGTCCTGATGAGCGGTTATGGTCCCAGCGGCCTGAAGAATGATACCTGGAGATCATCAGATAATGGCGCTACCTGGACCCAGATGACTGCAAATGCCGGATGGCCGGCACGATCCGATCAAACCTGCGTGGCGCTGCCCGATGGCAGTATGGTACTGATGGGAGGGCATGACGGTACCAGACAAGGCGATACATGGCGGTCAACGGATAAGGGCGCAACATGGGTACGGGTGAACGCCGGTGGCAGTTGGGCTGCCAGAGCCTATCATAACAGCGTGGCGACACGCGATGGCAGCATTCTGCTGATGGGGGGAGATAGCTCCATGGCGTTGAAAGACGTGTGGAGATTATCACCGGCCGGTTCATCTGCGCAGAACCCTTCGCATACCTATACTATACCGGGAACGTATCAGGTAGCCCTGCAGGCATACAACGCAGCAGGCAGTTCCAGCACGGTGAAACCGAACTTTATCACGGTAAATGCAGGACCACTGACGCCGGTGGTGCTGACACCGGTAGCTTCCTTCAGGTCCAACAGGACTGACGGCGACAAGCCGCTCGTGGTGAAATTCATGGATACATCGTCGAACCTGCCGACGAGCTGGTCCTGGGACTTCGGCGACGGGATCACCTCGAACGCCCAGCACCCGGTCCATTCGTTCCTTACCACGGGTAACTACACGGTCAACCTGACGGCAGCGAACAGTGCGGGCAGCAGCACGGTCTCGAAGGCCGGGTATATCACGGTGCTGGTACCGGTTGTCGAGCAGAACACGTTTGTCATCCATGATGTCCAGACGGTGACGGTCGGGACCGTCCAGAATGTCACCATCAATACCGGCACCAATGTCACGACCTCCGGTAACGTGGTCACCATCAGCAACTCGAGCAGCTGGTCGTCCCTCGCGATCACCATGAAGGATGCGCCGGTAACCGGCGGGGCAACGCTCAACGGCACGGTCAATGCGGTCAGGGCCGTGACCGAACCGGTCACCGCCCCGATCGAATCGGCAGGCTCGCCAACGGTCCAGATCGCGATCAACATGACCGAGATGCCGGGCACTACTGCAGCCATCACCCAGACCATCACCAAGGATCCGGATACAACGGCCCAGACTTCGTTCAGCCTCTTTGCTAGCTCGGAAGGAAAGCAGATCGACGATATCGCCTACACCTTAAACATCGTAAAGACCAACCTCGCGAATTCCGGTGACGGGGGGATTATCCAGTCCGCCACCCTGACCATGACCATCAGCAAGTCCTGGGTTGACGAGCATGGCGGCGTCAGCTGCCTTGCGGTCCTCCGCAGGGCCGATGACGGCACAACCCAGATCCTCATCCCCACGGTGACCGGCCCCGATGCAAACGACGACTACCAGGTCGTCGTCATCTCGCCCAAGGGTCTCTCGGTCTTCTCGCTCGCATCCGTCTCGGCAGTCACCTCTTCAGGCACCACCTCCTCCGTCAGTTATGTTGACGGCGGTTCGGACTCGGGAAGTTACAAGTCCGTCTCTTCCACGTCGAAATCTACCGCACTGCTCGCTCCTGTGGACCCGAGCGCCAATCCGTGGACAACCCAGACGGTCAACGGGCCGACCCACATAACCAAAGTCGAGCTCCAGCCGATCGGGTCATTCAGCAAGGACCTGTTCATCCTTACCGAAAAGCCGGACTCGCTGCCGGCCGACATCCCGTCACCTTCCGCACCGGTCTACGAGCTCCATAAGATTGATGTCTACCACGCGACAAGCGACGACGTCAACCAGGCAAAGATCGAGTTCACCGTCAGCCCGTCATACCTGGACAGCCAGAAGATGACGTACCGCGATGTCCAGCTCTTCCGGTACCACGACAAGACGTGGGAGAAACTGCCCACCGAGTACATCGGCATGAAAGACGGTGCCC